The following proteins come from a genomic window of Chryseobacterium glaciei:
- a CDS encoding ABC-F family ATP-binding cassette domain-containing protein, with translation MLSVQGLGLHHSGNYLFQNVNFTIKKDDKVGLVGKNGAGKSTLLKMLSKEITFFEGVVVPEGNITIGFLKQDLDFVKGRTVWDETMQAFEQINAWKNELEEVNHQLATRTDYESDAYTDIINKMTELNDLLMHHDAYNLEGDIEKVLFGLGFKADDFQKITDEFSGGWRMRIELAKLLLQKNDLMLLDEPTNHLDMESIIWLENFLKDYPGAIVLVSHDKQFMTAVCNRTFDVNNRKVDDYKTNYTKYLVMREERREKLIQAKKNQDSEIKQMEDNINKFRASATKASFAQSLIKRLDKIERIEVDNEDVSKFNIRFVQSVVPGKVIFEAEHLGKAYGKKQIFDEVDFIVQRGDRIALLGQNGQGKTTLAKILAGEIKDYSGSWNLGHNVNIGYFAQNQEEVLTPNKTVLEEAEDSATEETRPRVRDLLGSFLFQGEAVNKKTKVLSGGERNRLALCKLLLRPFNTLIMDEPTNHLDIQSKEIIKLALQRFEGTLIVISHDREFLDGLCDKIYEFRDGRMKEFLGSVSEYLSYRQKETLREISAEKAKLHTEEVKVEVKEVPKPKVEEKSQIVSKEQKNIQNKLKKVEEKISELETKVEEMEATFTKENPSEETLEKYNKTKEELDAALQEWEYLGSQLD, from the coding sequence ATGCTTTCGGTTCAAGGTCTAGGATTACATCATTCGGGAAACTATTTGTTTCAAAACGTTAATTTCACCATTAAAAAGGATGATAAAGTTGGTTTGGTTGGTAAAAACGGAGCAGGGAAATCTACTTTGTTAAAAATGCTTTCCAAAGAAATTACTTTTTTTGAAGGAGTTGTAGTTCCGGAAGGAAATATCACCATTGGTTTTTTGAAACAAGATCTTGATTTTGTGAAAGGAAGAACGGTTTGGGATGAAACTATGCAGGCTTTTGAGCAAATCAATGCGTGGAAGAATGAGTTGGAAGAAGTCAACCATCAGTTGGCTACCAGAACAGACTACGAAAGTGATGCTTACACAGACATCATCAATAAAATGACTGAGCTTAATGATCTTTTAATGCATCATGACGCTTATAATTTGGAAGGTGATATTGAGAAAGTATTGTTTGGTTTAGGATTTAAAGCGGATGATTTTCAAAAAATAACGGATGAATTTTCCGGAGGTTGGAGAATGAGAATTGAACTGGCAAAATTGCTTCTTCAAAAGAATGATCTGATGCTTCTGGATGAGCCTACCAACCACTTGGATATGGAATCTATCATCTGGTTGGAAAACTTTTTGAAAGATTATCCTGGTGCGATTGTATTGGTGAGTCACGATAAACAGTTTATGACGGCGGTTTGTAACAGAACTTTTGATGTGAATAACAGAAAAGTAGATGATTATAAAACCAACTATACCAAATATCTGGTGATGCGTGAGGAGCGTCGTGAAAAATTAATTCAGGCTAAGAAAAATCAGGATTCTGAAATCAAGCAGATGGAAGATAATATTAATAAGTTCCGCGCAAGTGCTACCAAAGCATCTTTTGCGCAGTCACTTATTAAGAGATTAGATAAAATTGAGCGTATTGAAGTTGATAATGAAGATGTTTCTAAATTCAATATTCGTTTTGTACAGTCTGTTGTTCCTGGGAAAGTAATTTTCGAAGCTGAACATTTAGGAAAAGCATACGGAAAGAAACAAATTTTTGATGAAGTAGATTTCATTGTTCAGAGAGGAGACAGAATTGCTCTTTTAGGACAAAACGGACAGGGTAAGACGACATTAGCTAAAATTCTAGCCGGAGAAATCAAAGATTATTCAGGTTCTTGGAATCTTGGACACAATGTGAATATCGGATATTTTGCCCAAAATCAGGAGGAAGTTTTAACACCAAATAAAACCGTTTTAGAAGAAGCAGAAGATTCTGCAACCGAAGAAACAAGACCAAGAGTAAGAGATTTATTAGGATCTTTCTTATTTCAAGGGGAAGCGGTAAACAAGAAAACAAAAGTACTTTCCGGAGGAGAAAGAAACCGTCTGGCACTTTGTAAACTATTGCTTCGTCCGTTCAACACGTTGATTATGGATGAGCCTACCAATCACTTGGATATTCAATCTAAAGAGATTATTAAATTGGCTTTACAGAGATTTGAAGGTACATTGATCGTAATTTCTCACGATAGAGAATTCTTGGATGGATTGTGTGATAAGATCTACGAATTCCGTGATGGAAGAATGAAAGAATTCCTTGGAAGTGTGAGCGAATATCTTTCATACAGACAAAAAGAAACATTGAGAGAGATCTCTGCTGAAAAAGCTAAACTTCATACTGAAGAAGTTAAAGTTGAGGTAAAAGAAGTTCCAAAACCAAAAGTGGAAGAAAAATCTCAGATTGTAAGCAAAGAACAAAAAAATATTCAGAATAAATTAAAGAAAGTAGAAGAGAAAATTTCTGAACTTGAAACCAAAGTAGAAGAAATGGAAGCTACCTTCACCAAGGAAAACCCTTCTGAGGAAACTTTAGAAAAATATAATAAAACTAAGGAAGAATTGGATGCCGCTCTACAGGAATGGGAGTATTTGGGTTCTCAATTGGATTAA